A single Candidatus Limnocylindrales bacterium DNA region contains:
- a CDS encoding alpha/beta hydrolase, which yields MSAPRHERLRVGKLWINVTDWGGAGPAIFFAHPTGFLGAVWKPILHRLQALDVQARLITYDQRGHGLSSKPDNDYDWARFVDDTEAVMDQLGLEHVLGVGHSAGATTLAGVAAANGRRLRRLVMIDPVLFHPELVRLMAEAGVNPMSARTRTRRTVWQSREEMFCSFRKREPYDTWTEEALRAYVEEGTFERPDGEIELLCPARVEGHIYAAASGFDGYGALARLRIPILLLRGQSSTTLDEERARRVLEVAPQARLVTVPGTTHFIPMEKPAEVARLIKAEYEARG from the coding sequence ATGTCTGCGCCGCGGCACGAGCGTCTTCGCGTCGGCAAGCTGTGGATCAACGTGACGGACTGGGGCGGCGCCGGTCCTGCGATCTTCTTCGCGCATCCCACGGGTTTCCTCGGCGCGGTGTGGAAGCCGATCCTGCATCGCCTGCAGGCACTCGACGTGCAGGCGCGCCTGATTACGTATGATCAGCGCGGTCACGGCCTGTCCTCCAAGCCCGACAACGACTACGACTGGGCCCGCTTCGTCGACGATACCGAGGCCGTCATGGACCAGCTCGGCCTCGAGCACGTGCTGGGCGTCGGGCATTCGGCCGGGGCCACGACGCTGGCCGGGGTGGCAGCCGCCAATGGTCGGCGGCTGCGGCGCCTGGTCATGATCGATCCCGTGCTGTTTCATCCCGAGCTGGTGCGGCTGATGGCCGAGGCGGGCGTCAATCCGATGTCGGCGCGGACGCGCACGCGCCGCACCGTCTGGCAATCGCGGGAAGAAATGTTCTGCTCGTTCCGGAAGCGCGAGCCCTACGACACCTGGACCGAGGAGGCGCTGCGCGCGTACGTGGAGGAGGGGACGTTCGAGCGGCCCGACGGTGAGATCGAGCTGCTGTGCCCGGCGCGCGTCGAAGGTCACATCTACGCGGCCGCCTCCGGCTTCGACGGCTACGGTGCTCTGGCGCGGCTGCGCATTCCGATCCTGCTGCTGCGCGGCCAGTCCAGCACCACGCTCGACGAAGAGCGGGCGCGGCGCGTGCTCGAGGTCGCGCCGCAGGCGCGGCTGGTGACCGTGCCCGGAACCACGCATTTCATTCCGATGGAGAAGCCGGCCGAGGTCGCGCGTCTGATCAAGGCCGAGTACGAAGCGAGGGGTTGA